One Actinomycetospora corticicola genomic window, GCGGTCCCCGGAGCTCGCCCCTGACGTCGTGTTCGGGATGCGGGCGCTGACCCTCCTCGAGGACCGCCTCGGCGATCACCTCATGCGGTCCTGGGACGCCGGGTCGTCGTCCTTGCGCGCCGCGCTCTGACGGACCTTCTTCCGGTGGCTGGTGTCGCAGAACGGGAAGCGCTTGCTCCGACGGCAGGTGCAGACCGCGACCACCGGCCGCTCGGACCGGACGATCTCGCCGTCGGGGGTCTCGAGTTCCAC contains:
- a CDS encoding CDGSH iron-sulfur domain-containing protein; protein product: MSHPEPQPRLPRVPRVTLTDGGPVLVEGPVELETPDGEIVRSERPVVAVCTCRRSKRFPFCDTSHRKKVRQSAARKDDDPASQDRMR